One segment of Sesamum indicum cultivar Zhongzhi No. 13 linkage group LG4, S_indicum_v1.0, whole genome shotgun sequence DNA contains the following:
- the LOC105161266 gene encoding uncharacterized protein LOC105161266 yields the protein MELLKHKHTQVPVWIRLRHLLVEFWTLEGLSAVASGVGKPLYPDAITKACTRLDFARVCVMLDVSSKFSKHLVLLMPTEDGTKVPCKVDVGYEWLPMKCRTCMSLGYDAKICPSTKPQPPQLVKVYVTHPPVGRHGLEEKEEEIGPPQEAVPKMPRGRARIEPPSPIGERTEIVLFNMFGILTDDDVSVALPYEGPNIRNPSYQYT from the coding sequence ATGGAGTTGCTTAAACATAAACATACACAAGTCCCGGTGTGGATTCGATTGAGACACCTTCTAGTGGAGTTTTGGACCCTTGAGGGTCTTAGTGCGGTTGCAAGTGGGGTGGGGAAGCCGTTATACCCTGATGCCATCACGAAAGCATgtacgagactggacttcgctcgtgtatgtgtaATGCTAGATGTGTCCTCCAAATTTTCGAAACACCTCGTCTTGTTAATGCCCACGGAGGACGGGACTAAGGTTCCTTGCAAGGTTGATGTGGGATATGAGTGGTTGCCTATGAAATGTCGAACATGTATGAGCTTGGGGTATGACGCCAAGATATGTCCATCAACAAAGCCGCAACCGCCTCAACTAGTGAAGGTCTATGTAACCCACCCTCCAGTCGGTAGGCATGGATTGGAGGAAAAAGAGGAGGAGATAGGGCCTCCACAAGAAGCTGTACCAAAGATGCCTCGAGGCCGAGCGAGGATCGAGCCTCCTTCCCCTATCGGAGAACGTACGGAAATTGTCCTATTTAATATGTTTGGAATTTTAACTGATGACGATGTGAGTGTGGCACTACCGTATGAGGGCCCTAACATACGCAACCCTTCATATCAGTATACATGA